The following DNA comes from Erigeron canadensis isolate Cc75 chromosome 3, C_canadensis_v1, whole genome shotgun sequence.
gttttcaagatattattatatgtattaaatttattattatttaaaattttattttttttatatatcaattctCTGTGGGTAACAAACAGCGGAATTCATTCCCTTTCCAAATAtttattctctttctcactattttcattctttattacattttcatttttatgatTCCTTCCTACCAAATACCTTATGAAGAAGTTGATAATTTAGTCTGACCCGATTCGCTTTAAGGCCCATCTAAGCCCATAGAGCtttttgctttgtttttttCCTTTACCAAGTTAGACTTAGGTGGCGTTTGTTTagaacttaataaattaagtcatgacttaattaaaattacttaatccattaagtcatcaaaagtgtttgtttatttgacttaataaataaaaaataattgtgtTGACTTAATCCAGACAGACATAATTTATCTATTCAGCCACTTAATCAATTCAATCACTTAATAATTATCATGAGTGACCGTGTGAAGTACGGTCAGTATCAAAATTATTAGAAGATAACACTTGTCACATTaatgaaaatacaaatatgcATTATAAACGGTTGTTCATTGAACaaagtaaaagaaagaaaaagttctTTGTGCTTGTGCATATTCACTAATCAAATAATGCTGTTGAAATGTATTAATATTCGTTGGATAGGGAATAAAGACAAATGAATAGGTTACACATTTGAGCTTTTAATAACGTTCATCTTAAGTGATGCTCCACATTCGAGATTCGGTCATGTTGAGGGAGTATTTCTGTTTCAAAACACCCTTTGGTCGAGTTTCTTTTATGATGTAATCATAATATCTAGCCTtttcaaattaattattttgatagcatttattttttttgaacccCATGTTTGGTAATGAAACTAGCACgttactcgcgcaatgcggcggtagtcaTGGCGGCGATGATGTGGTGGTAAATGCGACTATTTATGGTAGATGAAACGTCGattgatgtagattattaatggggatattttaaaaaataaaggattgatagtataacttaataattaatgttaagaggtagtgtaagtaaaaatattttagtgctaagtaaaaatattacatattttaagggtggtagatgaaaatattacatggaaggGCATTTTAAACATTTCCCtcaatgtaactttcaacatggaggtattttctttaataagtagtatagatatagataaagaaTGTATACTATAAACATTTTTCATTCAATAATAGCATACTAGAAAAATACAATAACTAACCCACATCAGACAACATACGGAGTAAAAACATACAGAGCTTTTACATTGATACATCAGTGAAAAAGTTGTCACCTCTAGCCCATGATAAACAATTATTATCATATGTTGGGTCCATATGGATAATTGGAatactaaaatggtaaattTATGGGAATCCCGAACATAAAGTAAATGAAATTCTCTATTTTAATCACATCTGTGGAAAACAAAACTCGGCATTTATTTACATAACTTCACTAAACTGTCCCTCACAAGGTCAGAGTCAAACCAACCGTGACTTGGAGCTCAGTATAACAGAACAGGATGTACAGATGCCATATCTAACTAACTCTTTAAACATTCTCCATAGAATCATCCACCAAGGTATAACTGTATAAACACTACATAGCTCTAAATCGGGTCAAAACGCAATTGACCACCCCAACTTAGCCATTAGAAGCTGCAAGCCCCATTTTCTGTAATGCCTCGCGGGTCTTCCCTGAAAAGGAGTTTGACCTTACCACTTGACCTGCATAGTGCTTACCTTTCGGATCAATGGTTAAATAATCGGTTAGAACTTTCACAGGGCCTAGTTTTTTAGGACTATCAAGTCGTGACGGCGAGAGGCTTGGTGTGGTGAAAGCAGTTCTATAAGGAGTAGTAATGGCGTGAAGTGTGTATGGTTTCCCCACAATGGTTTTGGAAACAATATCACGGTTTGCAATTGATGAGAGCTTGTCAGCATGTCGAGTCAAGTCATCCACGTAAAGTAAATCATCAATACGGGCAGCAATATTGAATGCTAGGCTCTCCAACACTCTTGAGTAGCTTTCCAAGATCGATTTTCCAACATCCTGAACCATGAAACAACTATTTCAGCAGTATGAAACTgcaagtttaaaaaaattttgatcTAAAGAAGATCTACCCTAACATATAAAGagattcaaataaaaagaagacctggatttatttttatttttttggcaGAAAATTGAGAATCCTTAATTCAACTAAAGTTGAGAAGTGTATACATGGAAACATGACTTAGATCTACTTCAAAAGACAATTCAACTTGACATCAGACTTAAGcccaaaataataacaaaagcaTGTTATTGGATGCTATTCTAACATAGTAAAAGAAGACCATAGATGATTTCAAATATTATCCTTGAATCTCAAGCAAAAACTAACCGTATTCTGGTCATATTTATGTTTCGTATCTTTATTAGAGAATGAAGCgcaaatatatgtttttctcAAGACAAGGGATAGATGATTTCTAACTTGTATAGATTAGAAGGGCCTTTTCTATGACAAATTATGTGTAACATGTGCTGTGCACATCAAGATATTAATTCAGGGTATTAATTCAGGATATTAATTCAGGGTATAAAGTATAGCAGTTTACAAATTCTTTTACACATCAACTTTTTTCTTGATAAGTACATCAATACCCCAGAGTCCCAGACCCTTTAATTATAAATGGACGATTTTAAACGGCTAAAACCAAAAAGGACTCCTATGCACAGTTGCACACGGGCATGCATGTTTTATAACAATACTTGAGTAAAACAGTAGTAACATACTTTCACAAATGTACTTTGAAAATTACCATAATAGCAATATACTTTGATTTTTTACCAATCATAGCAGCATACTTTCATTTTGTACCAATAACATCAACGTAAAACTCATGGGATCATTAGTAAAAAGATTTTTGCAAGTATCTTGCTATATCACATATGTTCAAGACAAGATGCTAGTATTGGTATGAACTATGAAGTTGTAACATGTTGCTATTCCAATGTATATGTATGAATAaatctttgtatatgtatacaAGAGGTTAAGAATTCAAGATATACCTTGTTATATTGTATTTTACTCATGTCCAAGGTGCTTTGGGGAAGGGCAGGGAACCTCTGTTTCAAGCAAATCAAGAGCGTCTCAGCTCGATCTGCTAGCGTTTCCCTTTTGTCCACATCGGCTACCAAATCCTTAACTTTATCCCAAGATGACCTTGAAAAGGACCTGCTTACCATATTAATAGGCTGCTTTGTGTTATTTTTCCGCCGCCATATGTAGATTGAGGCCTCCACACGGTTTGCAATTTCCAGAGCATGATGCTCAGAAGATAAATCGAGGCAGTCCAATAAACACTCTGGTGAAAACTGATCTGATGAAATATAACGATGGATAAGATCACCTAAGCTACCTTTCGCATTCTGCAAACAAATCACACAACTAAATTTCAACAATTCAACAATTTTACAAAAAGCTCAAATTTTTTGTTATGAAATTATCAGTCGTATCAAAAGTATCAGAACTTTGACTTTCGGGTTAGATTTTATCATTTCTGGAATTCAAATTTGATAAACTCTTTAACTTACAGTATTTCCTTCATCCTCCTATATCATAGTTCTTTTTGTGATGTCGATAAGAATTCTTATATATTATCTGTTAGAAAGTTAACATGTAAAAGTGTAGGAAGGTCAAACCACTGCCCTGTCGCTACTCACTTGaatgacccgttacccaacctgccCATCTTGTCACTTCTACTCTTCTATTTTCAAATTATCAAATATCTAAAGTAGCTTTAAAAGAAGACAATATTGAGGAATCTAGAAGACAAATACTAACAGTAATATACTATCAGTTAAATTGCAATGATGTTAATGGGAAAAATGTACGTAATATACAGAAATAATGCAATCTGAAGAGATATTGGAATCATATATTTCTATTTAGAAGTTCAGAAAAGCTAAGAATTGATCTGTTCATTTGATGTTACCTTTGGGAGTGCTTCCAAAAATGAGTCAGGAACATCCATATCAGCTAACGTAATGTTGTTGATAGCCATAGCAGCTTTTAGTATTTGATTTGTGGAATCGCGCTTATTTTGCAGCAGCTTTCTTGCATTCTCACTGAGGCCACCAGCAGGGACTCGAGGAACCGGTAGCCACCACTTTTCTTTCTCACGTGGGATAACTTTACCGAAAGAAGCTGGACCATCTGTTTCCAAAGCTTGGATGCCTTGATCAACATACCAGAACTCTGTTTTTCCAAAGCTATCCAATATCTCCTATAATAAGCACAAATTAACTTCAGTTTGTAACTAACCAAAGTCTCCAGTCTATAAAAAGCACGAACTAAATTCAGTTTGTAACTAACCAAAAGTATTGGTATAAACAATGATTTGATAACAACATGAGGGAAAATGTGTAATAACTCTACATTTATGATGGTGTATATTAggtaatt
Coding sequences within:
- the LOC122592336 gene encoding rop guanine nucleotide exchange factor 7-like is translated as MDLALEEFGLVVNNCAYDTDSPFIDVGCCKDQQELRGCLDTCKEQQEVEEKLQEECNEKEHQVIGESISSNCEFTNLENEENVTTSFDVSSIAEKNEVKEAVSHCVDLEEPLLGKINLEKQGSTAGLSEIEMMKERFSKLLLGEDMSGCGNGVCTALAISNAITNLCATLFGQIWRLEPLRPEKILMWRREMEWLLCVSDYIVELIPSWQTFPDGSKLEIMTSRPRSDLYVNLPALRKLDNMLLEILDSFGKTEFWYVDQGIQALETDGPASFGKVIPREKEKWWLPVPRVPAGGLSENARKLLQNKRDSTNQILKAAMAINNITLADMDVPDSFLEALPKNAKGSLGDLIHRYISSDQFSPECLLDCLDLSSEHHALEIANRVEASIYIWRRKNNTKQPINMVSRSFSRSSWDKVKDLVADVDKRETLADRAETLLICLKQRFPALPQSTLDMSKIQYNKDVGKSILESYSRVLESLAFNIAARIDDLLYVDDLTRHADKLSSIANRDIVSKTIVGKPYTLHAITTPYRTAFTTPSLSPSRLDSPKKLGPVKVLTDYLTIDPKGKHYAGQVVRSNSFSGKTREALQKMGLAASNG